The proteins below are encoded in one region of Pomacea canaliculata isolate SZHN2017 linkage group LG7, ASM307304v1, whole genome shotgun sequence:
- the LOC112569646 gene encoding uncharacterized protein LOC112569646 — protein MAIEWLRCGHHVYIVSTWRGSRAASIMLYHLLLQTVNTQQSSGVSHGQLHLLQYDLHDGEAVIKAVNDLSRAARGGKLYVITDEVESELRIKIFESFCNKLLTRVPSLHLWAAGCFPEHRPAGLQVKHLTRPLRSPPVVVKEDDQDLRITRGRDVDPYSERGVPDHTDDLSVTRLYHRGQGHSGDWPGDCVMCGREVASFLHSLRVGVKESSTTTSTTSTSTFGSTTPPCLQWRDVLVLSWRYVSDQSGVVTGLQEAGIPARVMEGEDIEDAVTARSDLVWVTNGPVYGLERKVVVCLEYSDFDSMSFTGFYRDSVCSPRLDLVSRSTSQLVIVSPD, from the exons atggccatagagtggctgcgatgtggtcaccacgtctacattGTCAGTACATGgagggggagtcgtgcagcgagcatcatgttgtatcacctgttgctgcagacagtaaacacacaacagtcatcAGGTGTATCACACGGTCAGcttcacctcctgcagtatgatctTCATGACGGTGAAGCCGTTAtaaaggccgtcaacgacttgtcacggGCGGCGAGAGGAGGGAAGTTGTACGTCATCACTGATGAAGTAGAGAGTGAGttgag AATCAAGATTTTTGAATCTTTCTGcaacaagctgctgacacgagttcctagtctccatctttgggcggcagGTTGTTTCCCTGAACACAGACCTGCCGGTTTGCAAGTTAAacatttaaccagacccctccgctctccacctgTCGTCGTCAAGGAAGACGATCAGGACCTGAGGATCACTAGAGGCCGTGATGTCGacccgtacagtgagcgaggtgtgcccgaccacacagacgacctgtcagtcacacgactgtatcaccgaggtcagggtcattCAGGAGACtggccaggtgactgtgtcatgtgtggtcgtgaggtggccagcttcctacacagtctccgtgttggtgttaagG agagcagcacaacaacatctacaacatcgACCTCTACCTTCGGcagcacaacaccaccctgtctacagtggagagatgTGCTGGTGCTTTCCTGGCGTTACGTCAGTGATCAGTcgggtgtggtcacaggactgcaagaagcgggtatcccagcgCGAGTGATGGAGGGTGAAGACATCGAGGACGCGGTTACGGCCCGCAGTGACTTGGTGTGGGTGACGAATGGACCTGTTtatggtctggagagaaaagtcgtcgtctgtctggagtaCTCTGATTTTGATTCAATGAGTTTTACGGGGTTTTATCGAGACAGCGTTTGCTCTCCACGacttgacctcgtgtcccgcagtacgtcacaacttgtgattgtctcccctgactaG